One genomic segment of Panicum virgatum strain AP13 chromosome 2N, P.virgatum_v5, whole genome shotgun sequence includes these proteins:
- the LOC120661955 gene encoding dirigent protein 5-like, translating to MEPTTSRGCMGVGAVSSTHHARSSSVIGLTIIKPSSKQLSSLLVAVAAVMLVLLAGVAHGGRRLVASGSEDEPCKKMTVYYHDILYSGNNTANATSAAVTKPAAALSTAHSANGTFFGMLVVFDDLVTEEQALSSEPVARAQGFYFYDKKEQYNAWMAFSLVFNSTAYTGTLNLMGADLIAERTRDISVVGGTGDFFMARGVATLRTDSFEGLYYFRLQMDIKLYECYV from the exons ATGGAGCCGACCACCAGCAGGGGATGCATGGGGGTCGGAGCTGTATCGAGCACACACCATGCTCGATCGTCATCAGTGATT GGCCTCACTATTATTAAGCCATCTTCCAAGCAGCTCAGCAGCTTGTTGGTCGCCGTTGCTGCTGTCATGCTGGTATTGCTCGCCGGAGTCGCCCACGGCGGTAGGCGGCTCGTCGCCTCCGGCAGCGAGGACGAGCCGTGCAAGAAGATGACGGTCTACTACCACGACATCCTCTACAGCGGCAACAACACCGCCAAcgcgacgtcggcggcggtgaccaagccggcggcggcgctgagcacGGCGCACTCGGCGAATGGCACCTTCTTCGGCATGCTGGTGGTGTTCGACGATCTGGTCACGGAGGAGCAGGCGCTGTCGTCGGAGCCGGTGGCGCGCGCGCAGGGCTTCTACTTCTACGACAAGAAGGAGCAGTACAACGCGTGGATGGCCTTCTCCCTCGTGTTCAACTCCACGGCGTACACGGGCACCCTCAACCTCATGGGCGCTGACCTCATCGCGGAGAGGACGAGGGACATCTCCGTCGTCGGCGGCACCGGGGACTTCTTTATGGCGCGTGGCGTCGCCACGCTGCGGACCGACTCCTTCGAGGGCCTCTACTACTTCAGGCTCCAGATGGACATCAAGCTCTACGAGTGCTACGTGTAA
- the LOC120659016 gene encoding dirigent protein 5-like, with product MQGLAPYSKFISLITAMLLLALAGVASGERQRNAPCKEMTMYYHNILYDGANTANATAAFATQPTLLSRSASVNDTYFGEIVVFDDLVTAGPALSSEPVARAQGFFFYDKKEAPNAWFAFSLVFNSTAYRGTLNLMGADLIAEKTRDISVVGGTGDFLMARGVATLRTDSFEGLYYLRLQMDIKLYECYHV from the coding sequence ATGCAAGGCCTCGCTCCATATTCCAAGTTCATCAGCTTGATCACTGCGATGCTCCTGCTTGCGCTGGCTGGCGTCGCCAGTGGCGAGCGGCAGAGGAACGCGCCGTGCAAGGAGATGACCATGTACTACCACAACATCCTCTACGACGGCGCCAACACGGCGAACGCGACGGCGGCGTTCGCGACGCAGCCGACACTGTTGAGCCGGTCGGCGTCCGTCAACGACACCTACTTCGGCGAGATCGTGGTGTTCGACGACCTGGTGACGGCGGGGCCGGCACTGTCGTCGGAGCCGGTGGCGCGCGCGCAGGGCTTCTTCTTCTACGACAAGAAGGAGGCGCCCAACGCGTGGTTCGCCTTCTCCCTCGTCTTCAACTCGACGGCGTACAGGGGCACCCTCAACCTCATGGGCGCCGACCTCATCGCGGAGAAGACGCGGGACATCTCCGTCGTCGGCGGCACCGGCGACTTCCTCATGGCGCGCGGCGTCGCCACGCTGCGGACCGACTCCTTTGAGGGCCTCTACTACTTGAGGCTCCAGATGGACATCAAGCTCTACGAGTGCTACCACGTCTAA